The genome window AGCTCCGCCGCCTTCTCGCCGTCCGCTTCGCTGAAGTCGGGCTTGGCATACAGCGCATCCTTTTCCTTCATGATGTCATACAGGCGCTGATTGCCCATGATGACCGTATCCAGAACCGGATAGGCATCATACATGAACTGGTCCTGTTTCAGGGTGCTCATGCGCTCCGTGGGCGGAACAGTCACGGAACCGGTCGTGGGTTCCAGCTCACCGCTCAGGATCTTCAGAAAGGTGGATTTACCGGCACCGTTCGCGCCGATAATGCCGTAGCAGTTGCCCGGCAGGAATTTCAGGTCCGCGCCGGAAAACAGCTTCTGCCCGCCGAATGTCAGTGATACGTTGCTTACTGTAATCATGTTATCCTTCTCCTGTATGCTCTCGTCGAATCAGTAACTATAATTGTTCATTGTTAATTGTTCATTGTTCATTCGGCTGCAAGCCGGATCAGTGCATTTGCGTATATTTTCATCGCCAGCATAAGCCGGTCGATTTCCTCATACTCGTCCGCCTGATGCGCCAGGTCTTCCTCATCGGGGAAGAGCGCCCCGAAGGCCACACCCTGTTTCAGCACCTTGGCATAGGTTCCGCCGCCGGTGGACATGGGTTTCCCTTCCAGGCCTGTTTCCTCTTCATAGGCAGCCAGCAGGCTGCTCACCAGCTCGCTCTCCGCCGGCACATGATGCGGCGGCTTCTGGGTTCCGATGTAAACCTCGAATCCCTGCAGATTGCCGATTGCCGACTCCTTCAGCTTTTCCTGGTCCGCGGTCACCGGGCAGCGCATATCCAGGGTACAGAACCATTTGCCGTTCTCCAGCTTCAGGATGCCCATATTGCAGGTCAGTTCCTCTGAGATCTCATCCCTGCAGGCGCAGCCCAGGCTCCGTCCGTCATGTTCCATTCCGACCTTATCCGCCAGGGTTGCAATCGGTCCGTCCGCTCCCAGTTCCTTCAGCAGCAGGAGCATCATGCCGATAGCGTTCCGTTTGCCTTCCGGATAAGCGCTGTGTCCGGGAATGCCGACAGCCTTCAGCCACACACCCTTGTCCGTTACTTCAGCCGTATAAGGCAGCCCCGTCTTTTCCGCGTATGCCCGAACCTGTGCGGCGGTATCCTCATTCCCCTCCACCAGGGCCCGGCATTCGCCCGGGATCACGTTGACCCTGTCTCCGGTGGACAGTTCCAGGATCTTCAGGCCGCTCTGGGAAACGGGGGCAAACACTGCCAGGACCAGCATTCCCTTTTCCGTGTTGATCAGCGGGAAACTGGCGTCCGGGCTGAAACCGACATCCGGAATCTGCTCATGAGCGCCGTAGTAGGCCATATCCTGCCATTCACTTTCCTCATCGCAGCCAAGGATCAGCCGGATGCTCTTTTTCAGCGGAATACCGGCCTCTTTGATTGCCTTCATGGCAAAGAGAGATGCCAGGGCTGGGCCTTTATCATCGTTGGTGCCCCGTCCATACATCCGGCCGTTCTCGATCAGTCCCTCAAAAGGCGGCTTTGTCCATCCGTCTCCCACCGGAACCACATCCAGGTGACCCAGTACCGCGATCTTTTCTTCCGCGTCTCCCAGGGTCACGTCACAGGCGTATCCGTCAAAATCCCGCACCGGAAATCCCAGTGAACGGGCATCTTCCATTGCTGTGTCCAGCATCTTCCGGACATCCCGGCCGAAAGGCGCTCCGTCTTCCGCGTCGCTTCTCACGGAAGGGACACGGATCCAGCGCTGCAGCATTTCCGTGTAGGCATCCCGATAGCTGTCTATCAGCTCATAAACTTTCTTTTCCATCATTTCTCCCTGCTTCCTGTTCTCCGTCCGCAGTCTCTGCTATGCTCAGATGTTAACCAATAATTCTGAATTATGAATTCTGAATTCTGAATTGAACTAGAAGGCATTCCTCG of Aristaeella lactis contains these proteins:
- the pepV gene encoding dipeptidase PepV, which translates into the protein MMEKKVYELIDSYRDAYTEMLQRWIRVPSVRSDAEDGAPFGRDVRKMLDTAMEDARSLGFPVRDFDGYACDVTLGDAEEKIAVLGHLDVVPVGDGWTKPPFEGLIENGRMYGRGTNDDKGPALASLFAMKAIKEAGIPLKKSIRLILGCDEESEWQDMAYYGAHEQIPDVGFSPDASFPLINTEKGMLVLAVFAPVSQSGLKILELSTGDRVNVIPGECRALVEGNEDTAAQVRAYAEKTGLPYTAEVTDKGVWLKAVGIPGHSAYPEGKRNAIGMMLLLLKELGADGPIATLADKVGMEHDGRSLGCACRDEISEELTCNMGILKLENGKWFCTLDMRCPVTADQEKLKESAIGNLQGFEVYIGTQKPPHHVPAESELVSSLLAAYEEETGLEGKPMSTGGGTYAKVLKQGVAFGALFPDEEDLAHQADEYEEIDRLMLAMKIYANALIRLAAE